In Candidatus Caccoplasma merdavium, the sequence TTGTTCCCTTCACCCTTTTCCCTTGAAGGGTGAGGGTACTGTTATTCCCTGCTCGACGGGGAATCCATAAAACGACCTTTTTCACACCACTGGATTCCCGCTCTGTGGCGGGAATGACAGAAAGAAACGCCCGGAATGACAGAGAGGAGTGGCGGAATGATACAGAGAGAGGAACGCTCGGGAATGACAGGGGGCACCCGGAATGATTGAGAGAAGGGGCGGGAATGAAGACGCTCGGAATGACAAATGACGCGGCTCGGCATAGTCAATGATGAAAACGTTGTTTTCTCCTTGCCTCTGCGCTCGCCTTTCACTATCTTTGTCCCTCGAAAAAAAAAGTAAATATGAAATTTGAAGATTTTGATCTTGAACCCGATGTGCTGGAAGGTCTCGATGCGATGAACTTCAAAGAGGCGACGCCCGTGCAGGAGGCCACCATTCCCGTCGTTCTCGAAGGGAAAGACCTCATTGCTTGTGCCCAGACCGGTACCGGCAAGACGGCCGCCTATATATTGCCGTTGCTCAACCTGCTCACCCGCCGCCCTTCGTCGCGCGATTGTGTGCGGGCCATCGTCATAGCGCCCACCCGTGAATTGGCGCAGCAGATCGACATGCAGTTCGAAGGTTTTTCCTATTTCCTCCCCATCTCGACGTTTGTCGTTGCCGGCGGTGGAGATGGCGCCCAATGGGACCAGCAGAAACGCGGCCTGCAAATGGGCGCCGATGTGATGATTGCCACGCCCGGCCGTCTCATATCGCACCTGCTCAACACCAAGGGCGATCTCTCCGGGGTCGAATATCTCGTGCTCGACGAGGCCGACCGCATGCTCGACATGGGATTCTACGATGACATCATGCAAATCTGTTCGTTCCTGCCCAAAGAGGGGCGTCAGACCCTGCTTTTCTCGGCGACCATGCCGCCCAAGATACGGCAACTTGCCCGTCAGATTCTTCACGAACCGGCCGAAGTGAACATCGCCATATCCAAGCCCAACGAGTCGATACGCCAATCGGCCTACATCTGCTACGAACCCCAGAAAATGGGCATCATCAATGCTATTTTTGCCCAAGGCGTCAAAGGGAAAACCATCATTTTTTCTTCGTCGAAACTCAAAGTAAAACAACTCACGACGACACTCTGCCGGCGTCATTACAACGCCCGGGCCATGCACTCCGACCTCGACCAGCCCCAGCGCGAAGAGGTCATGCTCGACTACAAAAACGGCAAGATAGATATTCTTGTGGCGACCGACATCGTGTCACGAGGCATCGACATTACCGATATTGTGCTGGTTATCAACTACGACGTGCCGCACGACCCCGAAGATTATATCCACCGTATCGGCCGCACCGCCCGGGCCAATGCCGAGGGCGAAGCCATCACGTTTGTCTCGGTCGATGACCAGGAGCGTTTCTACCGTATCGAGAAATTCCTCGAACGCGAAATTCCCAAGACACCGCTGCCCGAGGGGCTGGGTGAAGCTCCCGACTATGACATACTCGCGCTCGACCGCCGCTCTTCCCGCAAAGGCGGACGCGGCCGTTCGCGGAAGGGGGGAGGAGGCGCATCGGGTCGCTCTTCCCGTGAAGTCCGCCCGGGGAAGGACGAGAATCGTCGCAACCGTACGAAAACGTCCGCCGAAGTGCCGGCGCCCGATTCCACGGCAGCACCCGCCACACCGTCGTCTTCGGCCGGAAGCGATGCTCCACAAAAGAAATCCCGCCGCCGCAATCACCGTCGTCGCCGGGGAGGCAACGGCGGGAACAATTCTCCGGCCGGTAATACCCCGGCTCCGGCACAGGACGAATAGATATTCTGTAACGACAAGAAGGGGCTGCTTCCCCCGGGAAGCAGCCCCTTCTTGTCGTTAGATGCTTGAATATATTTATTCAAAACGGATTGTGATGTTTTCCCCACCCACGCTATGTGCCAGTCCAGCAGGATTGTCGATGTGTCCTATTCGAGTGTAGCTATATGGACTCGAGAAAGTCTTGTAAAATAAGACCAGGCAGTCGTTGCCCCACAGCATGATGTCTCCTGCGTAGATGGTTCCCGGTTGATAAGAGTCGGTGGGCAGGCTTTGCGGCAGGTAGTAAAACTTTTCATTACCGGCGTGTTCTTCCATTACAACCGTCATCGGGAGTAGTGCTTTGAGTGCAGTGGTGGTAGGGGTGTTTTCGAGTATGGCGGTAAAAGTGGCATTGCCTATTTTTACATGCATCATATTGGTCTCGGTTGGGACGTCATCTTCATTGTTGTCATTCCCTTCGGGGTTTTCTACATCGCTGTCTCCTGCCGAACTTTCGTTGCCAATGTTTTCATCTGGGGTGGAAGTTGGCGTTGTCTGAGTCGGGGTATCCGAGGGCATAGGGGGCTCGTCGGTCGAACAGGCAATGGTACCTGCCGACAAACATACGACGAACAACAGAATGGAGAGTCGGTTTTTCATGGCAATTATATTTTTATGTTGCGGATAAATCGAGCCGGATTCCCGGCATAAATCGCATTGGCAGGAACATCTTTTGTGACAACCGAACCGGCGCCCACAATAGCATTTTCACCCACCGTGATGCCGGGCAAGACGATGGCGCCGGCGCCTATCCAAGCGTTGCGTTTGATGACAATGGGGCGAGTGTAGACGTTGTGTCGCAAATGAGGCTCTTCGGGGTGATTTTCTGTGATGAGACATACTTGCGGGCCGATGAAAACATCATCTTCGAGTGTGATGCCACCTCGGTCGAGAAAGGTGCACCCCGAGTTGATAAAGACATTTTTCCCTAATCGGGTAAATCGGCCAAATACGGTGTGGAAAGGAAGGAATATACGCACCGTGTCGTCGATGTGGCTGTCTGTGAGCCGACCGAGAATCTCTCGAACCTCTTCGTCGGTGTGAGGTTTGTTGTTGAGTTCATTGACAAGTTTCAGTCCCGACTCGAAGGCTTCCTGTAACAAGTAATAGTCGGGGTCATTTTCGAGAATCAGTTCGCCTGCTCTCATTCTTTCAAAAATATCCATGTTTTTTTTGTAGAAGTTGCGAAGCAAAAGTAGAAAGCTCGGTTTATTTACCAAGTAGACATGTTACAGAAAGAAAGCCCTCAATTACTGTTTTTTTTTGATTGAATAGTATTCATTGCCAAGTTGGCTCGATTTATTTTTACGGCTAAAATAAGGCGGGCCGCTTTCGTAAAGCGGCCCGCCGTGTGATTGACGAGAGGAAACGTCTTTATCGTATGATGGTCATTTCGTCGATGAGGTTCTGTGCGCCGGCATATTTGTCGATGATGAAGAGAATGTATCGTATGTCGACGTTGATGCAGCGTTGCAGGTCTTTCTCAAAGACGATGTCGCCGCTCATGGCTTCCCAGTTGCCGTCGAAGGCGGCGCCGATGAGTTCACCCTTGGCGTTGATGACAGGGCTGCCCGAGTTGCCGCCCGTGATGTCGTTGTTGCTCAGGAAGCAGCAGGGCAGGTCGCCGTTGGCCATGGCATACTCGCCGAAGTCCTTTTTGAGAATGAGCTCTTTGAGCTTGGCCGGTACCACAAATTCCCAGTTGTCGGGGTCTTCTTTTTCGAGAATGCCGCGTTGGGTGGTGTAGTAGCGGTAGTCGACACCGTCGGCCGGGGAGTAGGGCAGCACGTTTCCGTAGGTGAGACGTATGGTGAAGTTGGCATCGGGATAGGTGGGGGCATCACCGGCCATGTCGAGCAGACCTTTGATATACACCTTCTTGGCGCGGGTGAGGCGGTCGCTCAGCGGTTTGCGCTCGGCCGCCAGTTCGAGCGACTTCTCGATGTAGGCGTTGCGCAGGGCAACCATGAGGTCGTTTTCGAGCGTCTTGGCCGAGGGCTTTTTGCAGAATTTCTCGAAGTTGGCCTGGCTGGCGAATACCGATTTCTCGAAAGCGGCGTCGACATAGCGGTCGATGTCGCCCTTGAATTTCTTGTCGATGAGGTCGAAGATGGCGATGCGTTCACCCTCGGGCACGGCATCGCGGTAGGCTTTCAGCATGGCTTTGGCCACCCGGCGGTCGACTTGTGCGTTGTAGTCTTTGTCGGCAAATTGGGCGTAGTTCTCTTTCAGTATCGTCATCAGGGAGTCGACACGCGGTTGGTTTTTCTCTTTGAGGGCTTTTATCAAGGCGGCCGTGGGAGGTACCTGGGTATATTCGATGGCGATGGCCACGCCTTCGAGCAGTTGGTAATAGGCGAGATTGACGGCCGACATTTCGTCCATGACGGCGGCGATGCTGTCGAGGGCGGCGATGTACTCGGGGTGGTTGTTGGCGCGGGCCCATTGGCGCAAAGCCTCTTCGCCCGCTTGTTTTTCGCCGATGACGTTCAACTTGTCGATGCCGCGGTTCATGCCGATGGCGTTTTTATGATAGTTGCTCGAACGGGCGTATTTGCTGGCATATTGTATGCGCACGGCAGGGTCGGCCAGCATCTCGTCGAGCAACTCGGCCTGACGCACTCCCCGCATGGCGATGCGGGTGGCATTCACTACGTCGCGCATGTCTTTTACCTCCCAGGAGGTGTAGTAGCGGTTGGTCGTCCCGGGGAAACCCATAATCATGGTATAGTCGTTCTCGGTTACCCCTTTGAGCGAGATGTTGAAGTAACGTTTGGGTTTCATCGGCACGTTGTCGGCGCTGTACTCGGCCGGTTTGCCGTCGGGTGAGGTGTAGACGCGGAAGAGCGAGAAGTCGCCCGTGTGGCGCGGCCACATCCAGTTGTCGGTGTCGGCCCCGAATTTGCCTATCGACGAGGGGGGAGCGCCTACCATGCGTATGTCGTTGTAGACGGTGATGGTGAACATGAAGTACCGGTTGCCGCCGTAGAACGGTTTGATGACTACTTCGGTGAAGGGGTTTTCGGCCAGGAATTTCTCGCCGGCCATTTTACGGGCCTGTTTGTTGAGAAATGCGGCGTTGTAGGCATTCATCTCGTCGCCCGACTCTTCGACGGCCTTGTCGATGGAGTCGGTCACCTCGACGATTTTCTCGATAAACCGCACTTGCAGTCCCGGGGTGGGCAGCTCATCTTTCTTGCTCATGGCCCAGAATCCGTCGGTGAGGTAGTCGTGCTCGACCGTGCTGTGTTGTTGTATGGCGTCGTAACCGCAGTGGTGGTTGGTGAGAATCAGTCCTTCGGAGGAGATGATTTCGCCGGTGCAACCGCCGCCGAAGATGACTACGGCGTCTTTCATCGAGGTGCTGTCGGGGTTGTAGATGTCGTCGACATCGATGAGCAGACCGGCCTTTTTCAGCTGTTCGCTGTTTTGCTGTTTGAGGAAGGGCAGGAGCCACATGCCTTCATCGGCCATGGCCGGCGAGAGGGCGAGGGTTGCGGCAAGGAGGGTTGCCAATCTTTTTCTTAACTTCATAAGGTTTTGTTTTTAGTGCGTATGTTCGGTTATAAAATATGCGGATTTCAGGACAGGTATTTCTTGACGATTTTCTCGGTCTCGTCCCACAAGGTTTGACGCATGGGGTGTTCGGTGTATTTGGCCGATAGTGGTTTTACCCGGCAACTGGCGTTGAACGTTCCCGTGCGGCCTTCGGCTTCGGGCGAAAGCAGCAGGCCGATGGCCGTGGCGGCTCCTTGCCGGGGGGTGCGAATGAACGGCCTGAAAAAGAGGTCGCACAGGGTGTCGATGACCGGGTTGTGCATCTTGATGATGTTGGTCGACACGATACCCGGGTCGGCGGCGTTTACGGTGATGCCTTGCTCTTTGAGCCGGTCGGCCAGTTCGAGGGTAAACAGGGTGAGGGCCAGTTTGGTGTTGCTGTATATGGGAATGCGCCAGAAGCTGCCTTTCCGGCCGCGGGTGAAGAAGTCGGGCAACTCGATGTGGCCGATGGCGTAGGTGCACGATACCATGTTGACGATGCGGCTTCCGCGGTGCAGGAGCGGGAGCAGCTTGCGGGTGAGCAGGTAGGGGGCGACGTAGTTGACGCTGGTTGTGCGCGCCAGACCGTCGACGGTCTCGATGTGACGGGGGTCGAGGGTGCCGGCATTGTTCATGAGCAGGTCGATGGGGGTGTTGCGTTGCAGGAGCTCTTCGGCCAGACGGTTTACCGAGGCCAGAGAACAGAGGTCGACCTGCATGATTTCGATGGCTTTGTTCCCGCTCTGTTCGATGATAGAGCGGCGCACGGGCTCGGCTTTCTCGGGGTTGTAGCAGACCATGACGACCGGATATCCTGCGGCCGCTACGGCCCGGGTGATTTCCCGGCCCATGCCACCGTCGGCACCGGTAATGACTGCGATATTTTTTTTCATTTTCATGATTGTGCGTCTTGGACGGCATTTCCTCCTGCGGGGCGAGAGGCGCGTTGCCCGACGTCGTGTGTGATTTATTTGAATTCCAGTTTCTTGATTTCTTTTTGCAGACAGTCGGGCAGACCCTCGACCTTGTGGTGGCAAGCCATGTCGAGGGAGTACATGCGGGCGATGCAGTAGTTGCTGTGCCCGCAGTTGTTGCAGGCATTTTCTTCACGCGCCATGCGGTTTACGAAACCGGGCTCGTTGAGCAGGGCGCGCCCCATCTGCACGGCCTCGAAGCCGCAGTCGAGCACCTCGTCGATTTTGGCCCGCGATACGAGACCGCCCACATATACCAACGGTATGTTCAGTTCTTTCCTGAATTTCAGCGCGTCTTCGAGGAAATAGGCTTCTTTGAAAGGTACCGTGGGCACCATCAGGCGGCCAAACATTTTCACGCCGTATTTCAGCCACCAGCAGTCCATGTAGTAGGTCATCGTTTTGAGGGGCATCGTGCCGCGCATCACATACATGGGGGCGCGGCTCACGAAACCGCCGCTCAGGACCAGGGCATGGGCGCCCGACTGTTCGAGGCGGTGGGCCACTTGCAGGCTCTCGTCGATTTCCATGCCGCCCTTGAAGCCGTCGCGCATGTTCATTTTTACAAAGACGGCGAGGTCGTTCCCGGCGGCCTTCATGACCTCTTCCATGCACATGTCCATGAAGCGCATGCGGTTTTCGAGCGAGCCGCCGTATTCGTCTTTGCGGTGGTTGGTATAGGGCGAGAGGAACTGGCTGATGAGGTATCCGTGGCCGGCGTGTATCTCCACGGCGTCGAAGCCGGCTTCGCGGGCCAGGTTCACGGCGCGGCCGAAGTTCTTCGCCATCTCGGGTAATTCCTCTTTGCGCAGTCCCCGCACGAAGGTGGGCGAGTAGGGGTTGAATCCGCTCGATGCCGAGACGGGTATCACGCCGCATGTTTTCTTGTGCGACATGTTGCCGCAGTGTCCCAGTTGTATCGAGACGGCGGCGCCGGAGCGGTGTATGTCGTCGGTGATTTCTTTCAGTCCCGGCACGATTTCGGGGCGCATCCACAGCTGGCTGTCAAACGACAGGCCGCTTTGGCACACGGCCGCATAGGCGATGGTGGTCATGCCCACGCCGCCGTCGGCTACCGATTTGTGGTAGTCGTGCAGTTTTTGGGAGGGTTTGTTACCGGGGCACATGCTTTCAAAAGCGGCCGAGCGTATGGTGCGGTTCCGCAAGGTGAGCGGACCGATGGTTACCGGGGTGAAAAGTTTCGATTCCATGATATGTCGGAGTTGTTTGTGTCAATATAGAAACGGGAAGATGCGTTTGCGGTTGCCCATTTGGGTGCCGAATTCCTGTTGGTAGCGGTGGTAGATGGCGTTGGCGCGGGGCACGAGGTTGGCAAATGTCCACCAGGCGAATACCGCTCCGGCTGCCGACCAGGTGAGAATGGCGAAACCTGTCCACTCGACCAGTTCGCCGAAGTAGTTGGCCGAGGTCACATAGCGATACAGCCCCTTCTGCGGCAGGTAGTGACGGGTGTCGCCCGGTTGGCGCAGGTGGCGTATCACGTTGTCGGAGTGCCAGTTGATGACCATGCCCGTGAAGAAGATGAGGGTGCCGATGATAAATGGCGGCGTGGTGAGCCACTCGGTCGTGTAGCGGTCGGCCGGGGCGAGGTAGAAGAGCCATTCGCCCTGCATGAAACCGTTCAGCACGTTGAAGACGACTCCCATGAGCATGATGCTCACCGGCATGCGGCTTTTCCCTTTCATGAGGAAGGGAAAGACAAACGACCGCTGGAAATAGTGCAGCTCGAAGAGCAGGAAGATGATGAGCGGTGCCGTCTCGAAGCGTCGTTCCGACCCCCACCACAGCAGGGCCATGACGATAAACACGGGGGCTTCCATCAGCACCCAAGCCACCTTGTTGTTGAGCGAGATGCCCCAACGGCTGTCCCTGAACATGCCGTATCCGGCTTTGAGAAAGTAAAGCGCTACGAAGACAACGGCTGCTATGCCGCTCATTATCAGTAGGAAAATGTTAAATTCGTGAAGTGCGATTCCTGTCATGTGACATTGGTGTGATTTTTGTTCTCGGTATGTTGTGTCGCTTCTCCTCCGTTACGGGGAAAAACTCGACAAAAATAGTGAAAGGCGAGAGCTGTGGCAAATGAAAACCCAAGTTTTTCGATTAGGCAAAGCCGAGCCGGCTCCAATCCTCTACAAAGGTAGGGAAAAACTTTCGTTTCCCCAAGAAGTTTTTTCCGTCTTTTTGAATGAGGTCGTGCGACAAATTTCTTAAAAGTTGTACCTTTGCGCCGAATTTTTCAATAGGTCCTGAAATTATGGTACGACAATGTGCTATTCTCTTCGGTTGCTTGGCTTTGGGCGAGCTCATCGTCTATCTCACCGGAGTAAAGCTCCCGTCGAGCATCATCGGAATGTTGTTGCTCACGTTGTTTCTTAAACTGGGCTGGGTCAAGTTGCATTGGGTGCGCGGCCTGGCCGATTTCCTGGTTGCCAACCTCGGCTTCTTTTTCGTGCCGCCCGGTGTGGCGCTCATGCTCTATTTCGACGTGATAGCGGCCCAGTTTTGGCCCATCGTCATCGCAACGGTAGTCAGCACCATGTTGGTGCTGGTCGTTACCGGTTGGTCTCACCAGTTAACCCGAAAAACCAATGGACTTCTTCGAAAATAAATTCTTCCTGCTCACGCTCACCTTCGCCATCTTTTTTGCCGCCAAGGTGTTGCAGAAGAAGACGGGATTGGTTCTGCTCAATCCCATCTTGATAACCATCGCCCTGCTCATCGTCTTTCTGCGCTTCACCGGCATCAGTTACGACACCTATCAGGAGGGCGGATACCTCATCGAGTTTTGGCTCAAACCCGCTGTTGTGGCCCTCGGCGTGCCCCTCTACCTGCAACTCGAAACCATCAAGAAACAGCTCCTGCCCATCATCATCTCCGAGTTGGTGGGCTGCCTCGTGGGTATCGTCTCGGTGGTGCTGGTGGCCAAGCTGTTGGGTGCCACACAGGAGGTCATCGTGTCGCTGGCGTCGAAGTCGGTGACTACCCCCATCGCCATGGAGGTGACGCAGGCCGTCGGCGGCATACCCTCGCTCACGGCTGCCGTGGTGGTGTGTGTGGGCATCTTCGGGGCAATATTCGGTTTCAAGGTCTTGGCGCTCGGCCATGTCAAGAGTCCCATTGCGCAGGGGCTCTCCATGGGTACCGCCTCCCATGCCGTGGGCACCTCGGCTGCCATGGAGGTGAGCGGCAAGTATGGCGCCTATGCCAGCCTCGGCCTCACCCTCAACGGTATCTTCACCGCCCTGCTCACCCCCACGATACTCCGCCTGCTGGGATTGCTCTGAGCCTTGGCTTGGTTGCCTTCCTTCCGTACGTTTTCGGCACCGCTTCCCATGCCGGTTGCACGGTTGTTCCCGTTTTTTGTGAAGGAAGAACTGCGGACTTCCCTGTCGGTGCATTTTATACGCCCTTTTGTGCCCTGCCATTTCCTTGCCGAATGTCATTCCCCGCTTGACGGGGAATCCAAGGGGCTTTTTGTTCATTCTTCTCTTCGGTGAGAAGAACGAACCAAGAAGAACCGCCGCCCGGTATCGGGCTTTTTCGCTCAGACGCCGACGCCTCGCTCGGGGGCTGCGGAACTCGCTGCGCTCACACAGTCCTCGCCCTCTTTCCGCTCTCGGCTGCCGCCCTCCCGGCCCGATAAGGGCGGCTTTTTCTTTTTCCCTATCATTGGGGCTCCTTCTCGCTCGGAGGGGGCTCCGGATTCCGGGCGGAGCCCCGGAATGACATCGGCCGAAGTGAAAGCGAGGTAACACAGGAAATGAAACAAAATCTGCAATTAACCCTCACCACTCCATGTCACGGCAGAGGCGTATATTAAAAAATACCCTCACCATTTGCACGAGCACATTATTTTTTAATATATTTGACAAATACTAAGAATCACATTATGAGACGCGTTATCCTTGCATTGACCTTTGCTCTTCTTTTTTTGTCATCATGCAGCAGTTTAGGTATGGACCCAACGGCCGTAGCTTTTTTTTATTTGATCGTGATCGTGTTCATTATCGTATTCATTTGGGGTTGCAAGATTGACTATAAAAAACTCAAACAAAAGGAAAGGTACCTCACCGATGGGTTTGAATTTATGGGGCATTATGTATATGGGCACCCGAAGGTGAAAAGCCCGGCACCCGATATTGTGTACGGACGATTAGAAACTGGACATATAGTTTTTTATCAAATAGGAGAAACTGAATACAACGTATTTCCTCCTTCTGCAATAGAAGGTTTTAAAATTCTATGCAACAACATTGAGGATGCCCGTGTTGAAGACGAAACGACTTTTGAGAGCCGTATTACGATACCTCGAATGTTTGTTGCCGGTCTTTATTCTCTTGCCTGGAAAAAAAGAGATAAACATGAGGCAGCTTTTCTTCGTGTGATTTGGCGAGACGGCCGTTTTACGAATGAAACGGTTTTTGGTTTCGATGGAACAGGAGCAATATCCTCGGCAGATAAAGCACGAAATTTTGTAATTTCATGTTGCAAAGCAACAGATGACTGACAAAAAGACAGAGGGTCTTATCAAAAATTTGATAAGACCCTCTGTCTCTGAAAATTGTTGCCCGGGAAGGACTCGAACCCTCACAGGCGGAACCAGAATCCGAAGTGCTACCATTACACCACCGGGCAATTTTCGACTGCAAAGGTGCAAATTTATTTGATATGCTGTATGCTTTGCGAAGGCTTTTTTCTGTCGATTAACTTTTGTTAGCAATCGGGCCTCGTTGCGGTAAGGCAGACTCGATGGCGCGGTAGGTCGTGTCGATGAGTGCGTCCATATCGTAGTGTCCATCGGCACCGGGATACACGGGCTCGTGTATGGTGAGGGTGATTTTCCCGGGGCGGATGATTTTGGAATTTTTCGACAGTACCCGGTAAGAGCCGTCGATGGTCATGGGTACGACGGGCAAGGAGAGGTCGTCGGCAATCTGATAGGCTCCTTTCTTGAAACGGTGCAGGTGTCCGTCGGGGGTGCGGGAACCTTCGGGGAAAACGACGAGCGACATGCCGCGGGTGAGGATTTTCTCGGCGGCGGCCAATGTCTCGCGCAGTCCCTTGCCCGAGCGGTCGACGAAGATGAATCCCGCGGCAGCGCAGGCCGCCCCGACAAAAGGTATGCGGCGCAAGGTGTTTTTCATCATCCATTTGAATTTGTGCCCGAGATAGCCATAGACCAGGAATATGTCGTAGGCGCCCTGGTGGTTGGCCACAAAGACATAAGAGGTGGAGCGGTCGAGTTTCTCGCGACCCTTGACTTCGACGTGCACCAAAGATACGATGCAGAAGAGGCGCGACCAAATGAGTCCGGGATAATATCCCCACACGCGATGGTCGCCGAGGAAACAACCGATGATGGTGACAAGAGCCGCGATAATCGTGACGACTACCATGATGGGCATGACGATGAGCCACTGGTAAAGAAAACGCAGGATAATCATAACCGAACGGGTATTAAGAATGTGTAAATACAGAAAAAGGCATTGTAACGATTTACAATGCCTTTTTCTTGGTGTCCGAGATGAGATTCGAACTCACACGATCCAATGATCACTACCCCCTCAAAGTAGCGTGTCTACCAATTTCACCACCCGGACAAATAACGTTTCGTTTATATGAAGGTGCCCAAAACAGGACTCGAACCTGCACGTTCGTAATGAACACTAGTCCCTGAAACTAGCGCGTCTACCAATTCCGCCATTTGGGCTCGAGAACTTCGTAAAACGAATGGAGCGAAAAACGGGACTCGAACCCGCGACCCTAACCTTGGCAAGGTTATGCTCTACCAACTGAGCTATTTTCGCATGATCAATATGTCAAAGAAATTTTGTAGAGCGAAAAACGGGACTCGAACCCGCGACCCTAACCTTGGCAAGGTTATGCTCTACCAACTGAGCTATTTTCGCGTTTGCGGTTGCAAATATACGACGGTTGTTTGACTTGTGCAAATAGTTATGTCGTTTTTTTTCTACAAAAATAAATGCGTTTTGTAAATGAGGCATTTACCGACGGCCAATCATGGCAAAAAATTCTTCGCGACGCGCCAATTCTTCAAAAACACCCGTGTAGGAGCTGGTCGTGGTCACGGCGCCCTGCTTCTCTACCCCGCGCATCTGCATGCAGAGGTGGCGCGACTCGACGACGACGATGACACCTTGTGCGTCGAGGGCAGCCTGCAAGCTCTCGCATATCTCGGCCGTGAGCCGTTCCTGCAACTGCAAGCGGCGGGCAAAGGCATCGACAAGGCGGGCCAGCTTGCTGAGACCGGTCACGCAACCGTTGGG encodes:
- a CDS encoding NADH:flavin oxidoreductase, which encodes MESKLFTPVTIGPLTLRNRTIRSAAFESMCPGNKPSQKLHDYHKSVADGGVGMTTIAYAAVCQSGLSFDSQLWMRPEIVPGLKEITDDIHRSGAAVSIQLGHCGNMSHKKTCGVIPVSASSGFNPYSPTFVRGLRKEELPEMAKNFGRAVNLAREAGFDAVEIHAGHGYLISQFLSPYTNHRKDEYGGSLENRMRFMDMCMEEVMKAAGNDLAVFVKMNMRDGFKGGMEIDESLQVAHRLEQSGAHALVLSGGFVSRAPMYVMRGTMPLKTMTYYMDCWWLKYGVKMFGRLMVPTVPFKEAYFLEDALKFRKELNIPLVYVGGLVSRAKIDEVLDCGFEAVQMGRALLNEPGFVNRMAREENACNNCGHSNYCIARMYSLDMACHHKVEGLPDCLQKEIKKLEFK
- a CDS encoding 1-acyl-sn-glycerol-3-phosphate acyltransferase, which produces MIILRFLYQWLIVMPIMVVVTIIAALVTIIGCFLGDHRVWGYYPGLIWSRLFCIVSLVHVEVKGREKLDRSTSYVFVANHQGAYDIFLVYGYLGHKFKWMMKNTLRRIPFVGAACAAAGFIFVDRSGKGLRETLAAAEKILTRGMSLVVFPEGSRTPDGHLHRFKKGAYQIADDLSLPVVPMTIDGSYRVLSKNSKIIRPGKITLTIHEPVYPGADGHYDMDALIDTTYRAIESALPQRGPIANKS
- a CDS encoding sugar O-acetyltransferase gives rise to the protein MDIFERMRAGELILENDPDYYLLQEAFESGLKLVNELNNKPHTDEEVREILGRLTDSHIDDTVRIFLPFHTVFGRFTRLGKNVFINSGCTFLDRGGITLEDDVFIGPQVCLITENHPEEPHLRHNVYTRPIVIKRNAWIGAGAIVLPGITVGENAIVGAGSVVTKDVPANAIYAGNPARFIRNIKI
- a CDS encoding LrgB family protein, producing the protein MDFFENKFFLLTLTFAIFFAAKVLQKKTGLVLLNPILITIALLIVFLRFTGISYDTYQEGGYLIEFWLKPAVVALGVPLYLQLETIKKQLLPIIISELVGCLVGIVSVVLVAKLLGATQEVIVSLASKSVTTPIAMEVTQAVGGIPSLTAAVVVCVGIFGAIFGFKVLALGHVKSPIAQGLSMGTASHAVGTSAAMEVSGKYGAYASLGLTLNGIFTALLTPTILRLLGLL
- a CDS encoding CidA/LrgA family protein — encoded protein: MVRQCAILFGCLALGELIVYLTGVKLPSSIIGMLLLTLFLKLGWVKLHWVRGLADFLVANLGFFFVPPGVALMLYFDVIAAQFWPIVIATVVSTMLVLVVTGWSHQLTRKTNGLLRK
- a CDS encoding DEAD/DEAH box helicase, with the protein product MKFEDFDLEPDVLEGLDAMNFKEATPVQEATIPVVLEGKDLIACAQTGTGKTAAYILPLLNLLTRRPSSRDCVRAIVIAPTRELAQQIDMQFEGFSYFLPISTFVVAGGGDGAQWDQQKRGLQMGADVMIATPGRLISHLLNTKGDLSGVEYLVLDEADRMLDMGFYDDIMQICSFLPKEGRQTLLFSATMPPKIRQLARQILHEPAEVNIAISKPNESIRQSAYICYEPQKMGIINAIFAQGVKGKTIIFSSSKLKVKQLTTTLCRRHYNARAMHSDLDQPQREEVMLDYKNGKIDILVATDIVSRGIDITDIVLVINYDVPHDPEDYIHRIGRTARANAEGEAITFVSVDDQERFYRIEKFLEREIPKTPLPEGLGEAPDYDILALDRRSSRKGGRGRSRKGGGGASGRSSREVRPGKDENRRNRTKTSAEVPAPDSTAAPATPSSSAGSDAPQKKSRRRNHRRRRGGNGGNNSPAGNTPAPAQDE
- a CDS encoding S46 family peptidase, translated to MKLRKRLATLLAATLALSPAMADEGMWLLPFLKQQNSEQLKKAGLLIDVDDIYNPDSTSMKDAVVIFGGGCTGEIISSEGLILTNHHCGYDAIQQHSTVEHDYLTDGFWAMSKKDELPTPGLQVRFIEKIVEVTDSIDKAVEESGDEMNAYNAAFLNKQARKMAGEKFLAENPFTEVVIKPFYGGNRYFMFTITVYNDIRMVGAPPSSIGKFGADTDNWMWPRHTGDFSLFRVYTSPDGKPAEYSADNVPMKPKRYFNISLKGVTENDYTMIMGFPGTTNRYYTSWEVKDMRDVVNATRIAMRGVRQAELLDEMLADPAVRIQYASKYARSSNYHKNAIGMNRGIDKLNVIGEKQAGEEALRQWARANNHPEYIAALDSIAAVMDEMSAVNLAYYQLLEGVAIAIEYTQVPPTAALIKALKEKNQPRVDSLMTILKENYAQFADKDYNAQVDRRVAKAMLKAYRDAVPEGERIAIFDLIDKKFKGDIDRYVDAAFEKSVFASQANFEKFCKKPSAKTLENDLMVALRNAYIEKSLELAAERKPLSDRLTRAKKVYIKGLLDMAGDAPTYPDANFTIRLTYGNVLPYSPADGVDYRYYTTQRGILEKEDPDNWEFVVPAKLKELILKKDFGEYAMANGDLPCCFLSNNDITGGNSGSPVINAKGELIGAAFDGNWEAMSGDIVFEKDLQRCINVDIRYILFIIDKYAGAQNLIDEMTIIR
- a CDS encoding SDR family NAD(P)-dependent oxidoreductase is translated as MKKNIAVITGADGGMGREITRAVAAAGYPVVMVCYNPEKAEPVRRSIIEQSGNKAIEIMQVDLCSLASVNRLAEELLQRNTPIDLLMNNAGTLDPRHIETVDGLARTTSVNYVAPYLLTRKLLPLLHRGSRIVNMVSCTYAIGHIELPDFFTRGRKGSFWRIPIYSNTKLALTLFTLELADRLKEQGITVNAADPGIVSTNIIKMHNPVIDTLCDLFFRPFIRTPRQGAATAIGLLLSPEAEGRTGTFNASCRVKPLSAKYTEHPMRQTLWDETEKIVKKYLS
- a CDS encoding DUF1295 domain-containing protein: MALHEFNIFLLIMSGIAAVVFVALYFLKAGYGMFRDSRWGISLNNKVAWVLMEAPVFIVMALLWWGSERRFETAPLIIFLLFELHYFQRSFVFPFLMKGKSRMPVSIMLMGVVFNVLNGFMQGEWLFYLAPADRYTTEWLTTPPFIIGTLIFFTGMVINWHSDNVIRHLRQPGDTRHYLPQKGLYRYVTSANYFGELVEWTGFAILTWSAAGAVFAWWTFANLVPRANAIYHRYQQEFGTQMGNRKRIFPFLY